From the genome of Phyllostomus discolor isolate MPI-MPIP mPhyDis1 chromosome 12, mPhyDis1.pri.v3, whole genome shotgun sequence, one region includes:
- the STRN4 gene encoding striatin-4 isoform X2, producing MMEERAAAAVAAAASSCRPLGSGAGPGPTGAVPASAPAPGPGPAAKGGGGGGSPGPTAGPEPLSLPGILHFIQHEWARFEAEKARWEAERAELQAQVAFLQGERKGQENLKTDLVRRIKMLEYVLKQERAKYHKLKFGTDLNQGEKKPELSEQVSNGPVESVTLENSPLVWKEGRQLLRQYLEEVGYTDTILDMRSKRVRSLLGRSLELNGASEPSDGGPRAALGPGGLSGGESLLVKQIEEQIKRNAAGKDGKERLGGSVLEQIPFLQNCEDEDSDEDDELDSVQHKKQRVKLPAKALVPEMEDEDEEDDSEDAINEFDFLGSGEDGEGSPDPRRCAGEGPHHELESRRVKLQGILADLRDVDGLPPKVTGPPPGTPQPRPHEDVFIMDTIGGGEVSLGDLADLTVTNDNDLSCDLSDSKDAFKKTWNPKFTLRSHYDGIRSLAFHHSQSALLTASEDGTLKLWNLQKAVTAKKNAALDVEPIHAFRAHRGPVLAVAMGSNSEYCYSGGADARIHSWKIPDLNMDPYDGYDPSVLSHVLEGHGDAVWGLAFSPASQRLASCSADGTIRIWDPSSSSPTCLCTFPTASDHRIPTSVAFTSTEPAHVVASFRSGDTVLYDLEAGSALLTLESQGSSGPTQINQVVSHPNQPLTITAHDDRGIRFLDNRTGKCVHSMVAHLDAVTCLAVDPNGVFLMSGSHDCSLRLWSLDNKTCVQEITAHRKKHEEAIHAVACHPSKALIASAGADALAKVFV from the exons GACCGGAGCCCCTGAGCCTGCCCGGGATCCTCCACTTTATACAGCACGAGTGGGCTCGCTTCGAGGCGGAGAAGGCCCGCTGGGAGGCCGAGCGCGCCGAGTTGCAG GCGCAGGTGGCTTTCCTccagggggaaaggaaagggcaAGAGAATCTCAAGACAGACCTGGTGCGGCGGATCAAGATGCTAGAGTACGTGCTGAAGCAGGAGAG gGCCAAATACCACAAACTGAAGTTTGGCACAGACCTGAACCAGGGGGAGAAGAAACCAGAGCTGTCAGAACAAG TCTCCAATGGCCCTGTGGAGTCGGTCACCCTGGAGAACAGCCCGCTGGTGTGGAAGGAGGGGCGACAGCTGCTTCGACA GTACCTGGAGGAGGTGGGCTACACGGACACCATCCTGGACATGCGGTCCAAGCGTGTGAGGTCCCTCCTGGGACGCTCGTTGGAGCTTAATGGGGCCTCAGAGCCCAGCGATGGGGGCCCCAGGGCCGCCCTGGGTCCTGGGGGGCTCAGCGGAGGCGAGTCGCTGCTGGTGAAGCAGATCGAGGAGCAGATCAAGAG GAATGCAGCAGGCAAAGACGGGAAGGAACGCTTGGGCGGCTCGGTGCTGGAGCAGATCCCCTTCCTGCAGAACTGCGAGGATGAGGACAGCGACGAGGACGACGAGCTGGACAGTGTGCAGCACAAGAAGCAGCGTGTGAAG CTGCCAGCCAAGGCCCTGGTGCCCGAAATGGAGGACGAGGATGAGGAGGATGACTCAGAGGATGCCATCAACGAGTTTGATTTCCTGGGCTCAGGAGAGGACGGGGAGGGCTCTCCAGACCCTCGGCGATGTGCTGGAGAGGGGCCCCACCATGAGCTGG AAAGCCGGCGGGTGAAACTCCAGGGCATTTTGGCCGACCTGCGGGATGTGGATGGGCTGCCCCCCAAAGTGACTGGCCCACCTCCTGGCACACCCCAGCCCCGGCCACATGAAG ACGTTTTCATCATGGACACTATCGGGGGCGGGGAGGTGAGCCTGGGGGACTTGGCAGATCTCACCGTCACCAATGACAACGACCTCAGCTGTGAT ctgTCCGACAGCAAAGATGCCTTTAAGAAGACATGGAACCCCAAGTTCACCCTCCGCTCACACTACGATGGCATCCGCTCCCTGGCGTTCCACCACAGCCAGTCGGCTCTGCTCACCGCCTCCGAGGACGGCACACTCAAGCTCTGGAACCTGCAGAAGGCCGTCACAGCCAAGAA AAATGCCGCACTAGACGTGGAGCCTATCCATGCCTTCCGGGCTCACAG GGGCCCTGTGTTGGCAGTGGCCATGGGCAGCAACAGTGAGTACTGTTACAGTGGCGGGGCAGATGCCCGCATCCACAGCTGGAAGATTCCAGACCTCAACATGGACCCCTATGATGGCTATG ACCCGAGCGTGCTGAGCCACGTCCTGGAGGGCCATGGGGACGCCGTATGGGGCCTGGCCTTCAGTCCCGCCTCCCAGCGCCTGGCCTCCTGCTCTGCCGACGGCACCATCCGAATCTGggaccccagcagcagcagcccaacCTGCCTCTGTACCTTCCCCACAGCCAGCG ATCACAGGATCCCCACCTCCGTGGCCTTCACCAGCACTGAGCCTGCCCATGTTGTGGCCTCCTTCCGCTCTGGCGACACCGTCTTGTATGACCTGGAGGCTGGCAGTGCCCTCCTCACGCTGGAGTCCCAGGGGAGCAGCG GCCCAACCCAGATCAACCAGGTGGTGAGTCATCCAAACCAGCCCCTCACCATCACCGCCCATGATGACAGAGGCATCCGCTTCCTGGACAACCGGACAG GGAAATGTGTGCACTCCATGGTTGCCCACCTGGACGCAGTTACCTGCCTGGCTGTGGACCCCAATGGCGTGTTCTTGATGTCGGGAA GCCACGACTGCTCCCTACGTCTGTGGAGCCTGGACAACAAAACGTGCGTGCAGGAGATCACGGCCCACCGCAAGAAGCATGAGGaggccatccatgctgtcgcctGCCACCCCAGCAAGGCCCTCATTGCCAGCGCGGGCGCTGATGCCCTGGCCAAGGTCTTTGTATGA
- the STRN4 gene encoding striatin-4 isoform X1 has translation MMEERAAAAVAAAASSCRPLGSGAGPGPTGAVPASAPAPGPGPAAKGGGGGGSPGPTAGPEPLSLPGILHFIQHEWARFEAEKARWEAERAELQAQVAFLQGERKGQENLKTDLVRRIKMLEYVLKQERAKYHKLKFGTDLNQGEKKPELSEQVSNGPVESVTLENSPLVWKEGRQLLRQYLEEVGYTDTILDMRSKRVRSLLGRSLELNGASEPSDGGPRAALGPGGLSGGESLLVKQIEEQIKRNAAGKDGKERLGGSVLEQIPFLQNCEDEDSDEDDELDSVQHKKQRVKLPAKALVPEMEDEDEEDDSEDAINEFDFLGSGEDGEGSPDPRRCAGEGPHHELESRRVKLQGILADLRDVDGLPPKVTGPPPGTPQPRPHEGSFGFSSDVFIMDTIGGGEVSLGDLADLTVTNDNDLSCDLSDSKDAFKKTWNPKFTLRSHYDGIRSLAFHHSQSALLTASEDGTLKLWNLQKAVTAKKNAALDVEPIHAFRAHRGPVLAVAMGSNSEYCYSGGADARIHSWKIPDLNMDPYDGYDPSVLSHVLEGHGDAVWGLAFSPASQRLASCSADGTIRIWDPSSSSPTCLCTFPTASDHRIPTSVAFTSTEPAHVVASFRSGDTVLYDLEAGSALLTLESQGSSGPTQINQVVSHPNQPLTITAHDDRGIRFLDNRTGKCVHSMVAHLDAVTCLAVDPNGVFLMSGSHDCSLRLWSLDNKTCVQEITAHRKKHEEAIHAVACHPSKALIASAGADALAKVFV, from the exons GACCGGAGCCCCTGAGCCTGCCCGGGATCCTCCACTTTATACAGCACGAGTGGGCTCGCTTCGAGGCGGAGAAGGCCCGCTGGGAGGCCGAGCGCGCCGAGTTGCAG GCGCAGGTGGCTTTCCTccagggggaaaggaaagggcaAGAGAATCTCAAGACAGACCTGGTGCGGCGGATCAAGATGCTAGAGTACGTGCTGAAGCAGGAGAG gGCCAAATACCACAAACTGAAGTTTGGCACAGACCTGAACCAGGGGGAGAAGAAACCAGAGCTGTCAGAACAAG TCTCCAATGGCCCTGTGGAGTCGGTCACCCTGGAGAACAGCCCGCTGGTGTGGAAGGAGGGGCGACAGCTGCTTCGACA GTACCTGGAGGAGGTGGGCTACACGGACACCATCCTGGACATGCGGTCCAAGCGTGTGAGGTCCCTCCTGGGACGCTCGTTGGAGCTTAATGGGGCCTCAGAGCCCAGCGATGGGGGCCCCAGGGCCGCCCTGGGTCCTGGGGGGCTCAGCGGAGGCGAGTCGCTGCTGGTGAAGCAGATCGAGGAGCAGATCAAGAG GAATGCAGCAGGCAAAGACGGGAAGGAACGCTTGGGCGGCTCGGTGCTGGAGCAGATCCCCTTCCTGCAGAACTGCGAGGATGAGGACAGCGACGAGGACGACGAGCTGGACAGTGTGCAGCACAAGAAGCAGCGTGTGAAG CTGCCAGCCAAGGCCCTGGTGCCCGAAATGGAGGACGAGGATGAGGAGGATGACTCAGAGGATGCCATCAACGAGTTTGATTTCCTGGGCTCAGGAGAGGACGGGGAGGGCTCTCCAGACCCTCGGCGATGTGCTGGAGAGGGGCCCCACCATGAGCTGG AAAGCCGGCGGGTGAAACTCCAGGGCATTTTGGCCGACCTGCGGGATGTGGATGGGCTGCCCCCCAAAGTGACTGGCCCACCTCCTGGCACACCCCAGCCCCGGCCACATGAAG gttCCTTTGGCTTCTCCTCAGACGTTTTCATCATGGACACTATCGGGGGCGGGGAGGTGAGCCTGGGGGACTTGGCAGATCTCACCGTCACCAATGACAACGACCTCAGCTGTGAT ctgTCCGACAGCAAAGATGCCTTTAAGAAGACATGGAACCCCAAGTTCACCCTCCGCTCACACTACGATGGCATCCGCTCCCTGGCGTTCCACCACAGCCAGTCGGCTCTGCTCACCGCCTCCGAGGACGGCACACTCAAGCTCTGGAACCTGCAGAAGGCCGTCACAGCCAAGAA AAATGCCGCACTAGACGTGGAGCCTATCCATGCCTTCCGGGCTCACAG GGGCCCTGTGTTGGCAGTGGCCATGGGCAGCAACAGTGAGTACTGTTACAGTGGCGGGGCAGATGCCCGCATCCACAGCTGGAAGATTCCAGACCTCAACATGGACCCCTATGATGGCTATG ACCCGAGCGTGCTGAGCCACGTCCTGGAGGGCCATGGGGACGCCGTATGGGGCCTGGCCTTCAGTCCCGCCTCCCAGCGCCTGGCCTCCTGCTCTGCCGACGGCACCATCCGAATCTGggaccccagcagcagcagcccaacCTGCCTCTGTACCTTCCCCACAGCCAGCG ATCACAGGATCCCCACCTCCGTGGCCTTCACCAGCACTGAGCCTGCCCATGTTGTGGCCTCCTTCCGCTCTGGCGACACCGTCTTGTATGACCTGGAGGCTGGCAGTGCCCTCCTCACGCTGGAGTCCCAGGGGAGCAGCG GCCCAACCCAGATCAACCAGGTGGTGAGTCATCCAAACCAGCCCCTCACCATCACCGCCCATGATGACAGAGGCATCCGCTTCCTGGACAACCGGACAG GGAAATGTGTGCACTCCATGGTTGCCCACCTGGACGCAGTTACCTGCCTGGCTGTGGACCCCAATGGCGTGTTCTTGATGTCGGGAA GCCACGACTGCTCCCTACGTCTGTGGAGCCTGGACAACAAAACGTGCGTGCAGGAGATCACGGCCCACCGCAAGAAGCATGAGGaggccatccatgctgtcgcctGCCACCCCAGCAAGGCCCTCATTGCCAGCGCGGGCGCTGATGCCCTGGCCAAGGTCTTTGTATGA